Within the Telopea speciosissima isolate NSW1024214 ecotype Mountain lineage chromosome 4, Tspe_v1, whole genome shotgun sequence genome, the region AATAATTAGGGAGAGAACTAGAGAATGGCTGCACCATGGAAATCAACAAGAGAAAGCTCCACTAAGGTTGGCACAGCCCAGAATTCATAGTATGAAGTGTTGTTTGATCAATTTATTTCAAACATATGAGTCACGATCAGATGTTATCTAAAGCTCATTCTCAATACTTTTTCCTTTACTCTCCCACGTAACCACAATAAATTTCAAACAACACTAAAACCCTATCACAAGGCAAACGCAACAATGGCAACATTTTGTTACGTTCTTAATCTAAAGCTTCCATGAAGTTATGAACAACATTTCTTAACCGTCAAACGCTTCTATGCACGACTACAGAAGCTAGTTAAGCTTGGTTTCTGGAAACAAGAGTACCAAAAAAGGGAAGGTACCAAAAGGGGTTTAACCATGTCCTTAGGGACCAAACAAATTAAATCCATGGGATGTTAAGAGTTAGAACTTAGAACAGAAATTGAGACAAAAGCACGAGGGGAAGGGAGGACAAACTGACCATCTTCTTCGAAATCGCTATCAGAATCGATGGTGTCGAACTCAGGGGCAGGAGCTGGGGTGGTCTCAGCGGGAGGAAGTACTTGCAGAGAATCGCTTTCGACGATGTGCGAAGTCCGAGATCGAACACCGAGCAGATTAGGGTTAGAGACGACACCGAAAGACCTGTAGTTGCGGAGAACACTACCCTTAGCGTCCCATTCGGATGAATCGCCGAGAAGGGACCGAAGCTTTGGGGGCATATTGAAAGCTGGCTTGAAGACATTAGGGTTCTTCTTCGGCAATCCCACTCTCACCTTTGCCTTCGACTTCTTGTACTTCCGGCGAGAACGACCCatgttccctctctctctctctctctctctgtctctcccagTCCTCACTTATATACAAGTATATGATACAGAGGCAGGGTTTTATGAATCGGGAATCGGGGAATCCGGGAATCGGATTGGTGAATCAGCCGATTCGAATCAGAATCGATTTACACCGATCCCACTTTTCACAGTTCCCTGAATTGGAATCAGATCCGAATCGGCCGATTTCTAATAATGTTCTTTGCAATCCACCTTGAATCGGATTGATTCAGGCCAGTTGGACCAGAATCAACTCTGAATGATTCTGTGCCCAATTATGTTTATTAAAA harbors:
- the LOC122659832 gene encoding uncharacterized protein LOC122659832, giving the protein MGRSRRKYKKSKAKVRVGLPKKNPNVFKPAFNMPPKLRSLLGDSSEWDAKGSVLRNYRSFGVVSNPNLLGVRSRTSHIVESDSLQVLPPAETTPAPAPEFDTIDSDSDFEEDDLKSALGKKRRDGKTAPLQPLTSIQRVHVRQLIEKYGDDFQSMFMDTKLNAMQHSVATLEKLCRRYYINQDKNPLILSH